From Acinetobacter suaedae, one genomic window encodes:
- a CDS encoding YbaN family protein, which translates to MKILFWRSLVILFVTLGIIGAILPGMPTTVFLIIAAWAASKGWPQMDTWLLNHPKYGPTLRNWRENGTVPRRAKWLASIMMLISGVLMLFTNAPFWVKVFTNTTMFIVAVWLWFRPEPERG; encoded by the coding sequence ATGAAGATACTATTCTGGCGTAGTTTAGTTATCCTGTTTGTGACTTTAGGAATCATTGGGGCAATTTTACCAGGTATGCCAACAACTGTTTTTCTAATAATTGCTGCATGGGCGGCATCAAAAGGCTGGCCACAAATGGATACGTGGTTACTTAATCATCCGAAATATGGGCCAACGCTACGGAATTGGCGAGAGAATGGAACCGTACCACGCAGAGCAAAGTGGCTTGCCAGTATTATGATGTTGATCAGTGGCGTTTTAATGTTATTTACCAATGCTCCTTTTTGGGTAAAGGTGTTTACCAATACAACCATGTTCATTGTTGCTGTTTGGTTGTGGTTTCGCCCAGAGCCTGAGCGAGGATAA
- the elsL gene encoding cell wall-recycling L,D-carboxypeptidase ElsL: protein MPYSLEQADILIDLAKQTLYLPKLNKFYVISSGKNGIGEQENTGKTPRGWHCVAQKIGTNAPKNSVFIARQATGEIYDQDLAQQFPERDWILSRILWLAGLEVGFNQGEGCDTFNRYIYIHGTPETEPMGIPMSHGCIRMKNDEVIELFELIPEQALVYISEHSLDESILDSERSV from the coding sequence ATGCCTTACTCCCTTGAACAGGCCGATATCTTAATTGATTTAGCAAAACAGACCTTGTACTTACCTAAACTTAATAAATTCTATGTTATTTCTTCGGGTAAGAATGGCATTGGTGAACAAGAAAATACAGGGAAAACACCAAGAGGATGGCATTGTGTTGCCCAAAAGATTGGTACTAATGCACCTAAAAACTCGGTGTTTATTGCTCGTCAAGCTACAGGTGAGATATATGATCAAGATCTTGCGCAACAGTTTCCAGAAAGAGATTGGATTCTTTCTCGGATTTTGTGGCTAGCGGGATTAGAGGTTGGATTTAATCAAGGGGAAGGCTGTGATACGTTCAACCGTTATATCTACATTCATGGTACACCTGAGACTGAACCGATGGGAATTCCGATGTCGCATGGTTGTATCCGTATGAAGAATGATGAGGTGATAGAGCTTTTTGAACTGATTCCAGAACAGGCATTGGTATATATCTCTGAACATAGTCTAGATGAATCGATCTTAGATTCAGAAAGAAGTGTTTAA
- a CDS encoding DUF2750 domain-containing protein, with protein MRNPYQRKAASKSQTTTSNPSSKDAYRQFIENIILQRQVIALYHDGWALCSTPSGQHALSVWQNKSLAKLLIKDNWAQYSVQEVPLIDFVGKMIPFLRENNTILSLDLTPEGNNLLVTPDTMLLDIKNFLYQIYLQRPDIFAELKLPLPRDIRIHQ; from the coding sequence ATGAGAAACCCTTATCAACGTAAGGCCGCGTCAAAATCTCAAACAACGACATCGAATCCATCATCTAAAGACGCTTACCGCCAGTTTATTGAAAATATTATTTTGCAACGTCAGGTTATTGCACTCTATCATGATGGTTGGGCATTGTGTTCGACCCCGTCTGGGCAACATGCACTATCAGTTTGGCAAAATAAAAGTTTAGCTAAGTTATTAATTAAAGATAATTGGGCGCAATATAGCGTGCAAGAAGTGCCTTTAATCGATTTCGTTGGCAAAATGATCCCTTTTTTGAGAGAAAATAATACAATTTTATCTTTGGATTTAACTCCTGAAGGGAATAACTTGTTGGTAACACCAGATACCATGTTGTTAGATATTAAGAATTTTCTATATCAAATCTACTTACAGCGTCCTGATATTTTTGCTGAATTAAAGTTACCATTACCTCGTGATATTCGCATACATCAATAA
- a CDS encoding YdcF family protein: MQISSWLRIFFAVIGFILLIDGAVLIALKKIHIGTVLPLLLGLFFCLYSIFYYHLERFFFYHFRLHSVWRFGWLCFWVWLISLGYFFNYLNKNNSQVEVPSSVAAILVLGSGIENGQPSATLAKRLDHAAPIALTQPNAKLLLTGGVDFGETESEAVVMSRYLQQQHHVPATQIILEDKSTSTELNLKNSQPLLRAHNISLQQPIAIVTSDFHTLRAAAIAKKQGYSNIVMIGATTPLQTRYNAWLREYFAYLSGWLLDEY; this comes from the coding sequence ATGCAAATAAGTTCTTGGCTTCGCATTTTTTTTGCGGTTATCGGTTTTATATTATTAATCGATGGCGCAGTGCTCATCGCGCTTAAGAAAATTCATATCGGAACAGTATTACCTTTATTACTTGGGCTTTTTTTCTGCCTATATTCAATTTTCTACTATCATCTAGAACGTTTCTTTTTTTACCATTTTCGCCTACATTCAGTTTGGAGATTTGGCTGGCTGTGCTTTTGGGTATGGTTGATTAGCTTAGGCTATTTCTTTAACTATCTAAATAAAAATAATAGCCAAGTAGAAGTCCCCTCTTCGGTCGCTGCCATTCTTGTATTAGGCAGTGGTATCGAAAATGGTCAACCATCGGCTACACTTGCGAAACGCTTAGATCATGCTGCCCCAATTGCCCTCACCCAGCCAAACGCTAAATTATTGCTCACAGGCGGTGTTGATTTTGGTGAAACAGAAAGTGAAGCGGTTGTGATGTCACGTTATCTACAACAACAGCATCATGTTCCAGCAACACAAATAATATTGGAAGATAAAAGTACCAGTACGGAATTAAATCTCAAAAATAGCCAACCGCTATTAAGAGCTCACAATATTTCACTTCAACAACCCATCGCAATTGTCACCAGTGATTTTCATACGCTACGTGCTGCCGCAATTGCAAAAAAACAAGGTTATAGCAACATTGTAATGATTGGTGCAACAACACCGTTACAAACACGATATAACGCATGGTTAAGGGAATATTTTGCCTATCTAAGCGGTTGGTTACTTGATGAATATTGA